A genomic stretch from Flavobacterium nitratireducens includes:
- a CDS encoding DUF4105 domain-containing protein produces MKKITKTNTMAAIFTPKKTVFLLFFFLFFNAFWAQNIQLSKDAKVSVITCGLGNESYSLFGHTAIRIKDDANFIDAVYNYGAFDFNTPNFVPKFAKGDLEYFAVVHRYTDFINQYTYENRSVDEQELQIPLQLKQQLFENLNTSLASGDSHYTYKFIDKNCTSMVVDIINKTLGSNIITKKVDTDLTYRSILFPYFDYHFYEKLGTSIIFGSKVDQLGTKLFLPQELQKSLKLIQYKNQPLAPENQTLLHFEESHLSSWWNNIYTYILVIALLVILNKKGIHYGYFTLMGIVGLFFLFMGFYSDHLELTNNYNVLLFNPLLLVLVVFYAQKNRVWSYRFSLLNLIALAVYLGILINKAHLLIVMPMVLTSAYFLIQIALKNKKPIPLII; encoded by the coding sequence TTGAAAAAAATAACAAAGACAAATACTATGGCGGCTATTTTCACACCTAAAAAAACGGTATTCCTTTTATTCTTTTTTCTTTTTTTCAATGCCTTTTGGGCTCAAAACATCCAATTATCAAAAGATGCCAAAGTGAGCGTGATTACATGTGGCCTAGGAAATGAATCCTATTCACTCTTTGGTCATACCGCTATCCGAATTAAAGACGATGCCAATTTTATAGATGCTGTTTATAATTATGGTGCATTTGATTTTAACACTCCTAATTTCGTTCCTAAATTTGCCAAAGGGGACTTAGAATATTTTGCTGTGGTCCATCGCTATACTGATTTTATTAACCAATATACCTATGAAAATCGTTCAGTTGATGAACAAGAATTACAAATTCCACTCCAATTAAAACAACAACTTTTCGAGAACCTCAATACTTCACTAGCCTCTGGAGACAGTCATTACACCTATAAATTTATTGACAAAAACTGTACTTCGATGGTTGTCGATATTATCAATAAAACCCTAGGAAGCAACATAATCACTAAAAAAGTAGATACTGATTTGACTTATCGAAGTATTTTATTCCCTTATTTTGATTATCATTTTTACGAGAAATTAGGCACTAGCATTATTTTTGGTTCGAAAGTAGACCAATTGGGAACCAAACTATTTTTGCCTCAAGAATTACAAAAAAGCTTAAAACTTATTCAGTACAAGAATCAGCCATTAGCACCTGAAAACCAAACCCTGTTACATTTTGAAGAATCACATCTTAGTTCTTGGTGGAATAACATTTATACTTATATCCTTGTAATTGCTTTATTAGTAATTTTAAACAAAAAAGGGATTCATTATGGCTATTTTACTTTAATGGGAATAGTAGGCTTATTTTTCCTTTTTATGGGTTTCTATTCTGATCATTTGGAATTAACAAACAATTACAATGTCCTTCTATTTAATCCCTTACTGCTAGTTTTAGTTGTTTTTTATGCCCAAAAAAACCGCGTGTGGAGCTATCGCTTTTCGCTATTGAATTTAATTGCTCTGGCTGTTTATTTGGGAATACTGATTAATAAAGCGCATTTATTAATTGTAATGCCAATGGTATTGACTTCGGCATATTTTTTAATTCAAATTGCTTTAAAAAACAAAAAACCGATTCCACTCATCATATAG
- a CDS encoding glycoside hydrolase family 25 protein, translating into MAKQNHRRRVITTRKSPKKSSTKTLKKKLVQIAIVVFSILIFFGIVYHYRNGLAYYFSFKTDKLLDKAAREKHISDVRNYQVLEKKGNKATGFDVSEYQEDIEWKEVKTLDDDYELSFVFIRATVGKDRLDKKFNENWRKAKENHFIRGAYHYYRPDENSLEQAELFIKTVQLQKGDLPPVLDIERLSENQSMERLKIGLKRWLTMVEAHYKMKPIIYTGERYYDDFLKKEFSDYLFWIANYNFYREKMDEDWLFWQFTEKASISGIKGNVDVNIFNGDVEQLRFITKE; encoded by the coding sequence ATGGCAAAGCAAAATCATAGGCGGCGTGTTATAACTACCCGAAAATCCCCAAAGAAATCGTCTACTAAAACACTGAAGAAGAAGCTTGTTCAGATTGCTATTGTTGTTTTTTCAATACTAATTTTCTTTGGAATTGTCTACCATTACCGCAACGGGCTGGCTTATTATTTTAGTTTTAAAACGGATAAGCTCTTGGATAAAGCGGCTAGAGAGAAGCATATTTCAGATGTTCGTAATTATCAAGTTTTAGAGAAAAAAGGCAACAAGGCTACCGGTTTTGATGTTTCAGAATACCAAGAGGATATTGAGTGGAAAGAGGTTAAGACTTTAGACGATGATTATGAATTGTCTTTTGTTTTTATTCGTGCGACTGTTGGTAAAGATCGATTGGATAAAAAATTCAATGAAAATTGGCGCAAAGCCAAAGAAAATCATTTTATTCGTGGGGCGTATCATTATTACCGTCCTGATGAAAATTCATTGGAACAAGCCGAACTTTTTATTAAAACGGTTCAATTGCAAAAAGGTGATTTACCCCCTGTTTTAGATATTGAACGTCTTTCTGAGAATCAATCTATGGAGCGCTTGAAAATTGGTTTAAAACGATGGTTGACTATGGTGGAAGCGCATTACAAAATGAAACCGATTATTTATACTGGCGAACGCTATTATGATGATTTCTTAAAAAAGGAATTCTCGGATTATCTATTTTGGATTGCTAATTATAATTTCTACAGAGAAAAAATGGATGAAGACTGGCTCTTCTGGCAATTCACCGAAAAAGCTTCCATTTCAGGAATAAAAGGCAATGTTGATGTCAATATCTTTAATGGAGATGTAGAGCAACTACGATTTATTACAAAGGAATAG
- a CDS encoding ATP-dependent DNA helicase RecQ: MNSNEIDIHKELKKYFGFSQFKGLQEQVITSLMKKQNTFVIMPTGGGKSLCYQLPALIQEGTAVVVSPLIALMKNQVDAIRSLSSENGIAHVLNSSLTKTEIAQVKKDITSGLTKLLYVAPESLTKEENVSFLRSVPISFVAIDEAHCISEWGHDFRPEYRNLKNIIKQIGDVPVIGLTATATPKVQEDILKNLDMSNAVTFKASFNRPNLFYEVRTKTKNVESDIIRFIRQHKGKSGVIYCLSRKKVEAIAEVLKVNGISAVPYHAGLDAKTRAKHQDMFLMEDVEVVVATIAFGMGIDKPDVRFVIHHDIPKSLESYYQETGRAGRDGGEGHCLAYYSYKDVEKLEKFMSGKPVAEQEIGFALLQEVVAYAETSMSRRKFLLHYFGEEFDSETGEGADMDDNVRNPKTKVEAKNEVVKLLEVVRDTKHLYKSKEIVFTLIGRVNAVIKAHRTDSQSFFGCGADHDEKYWMALLRQILVEGYLSKDIETYGIVKITQKGLDFIANPTSFMMSEDHEYSEADDEAVVTASKSAGTADEALMEMLRDLRKKVAKKLGVPPFVVFQEPSLEDMALKYPVTLAELTNIHGVGEGKAKKYGADFVALINRYVEDNDIIRPDDLVVKSTGTNSANKLYIIQNIDRKLPLDDIAKAKGLTMDALIKEMEQIVYSGTKLNIKYWIDDMLDEDQQEEIHDYFMESATDKIEEALKEFDGDYDIDELRLMRIKFISEVAN, encoded by the coding sequence ATGAATTCAAACGAAATTGATATCCATAAAGAATTAAAGAAATATTTTGGCTTTAGTCAATTTAAGGGATTACAAGAGCAAGTGATAACAAGCTTAATGAAGAAGCAAAATACATTTGTGATAATGCCTACAGGTGGGGGAAAATCTTTGTGTTATCAACTACCAGCTTTAATTCAAGAAGGGACTGCAGTAGTAGTTTCTCCATTAATTGCTTTAATGAAAAATCAGGTAGATGCTATACGGAGTTTGTCTTCTGAAAATGGCATCGCTCATGTGTTAAATTCTTCACTTACTAAAACCGAAATAGCTCAGGTTAAAAAGGATATTACTTCTGGTTTAACTAAATTATTATATGTTGCTCCAGAGTCTTTAACCAAAGAAGAGAATGTTAGTTTTTTAAGAAGTGTGCCTATTTCCTTTGTTGCTATTGATGAGGCGCATTGTATATCGGAATGGGGACATGATTTTAGACCTGAATATCGAAATCTAAAAAATATTATTAAGCAAATAGGTGATGTTCCTGTGATTGGACTTACCGCAACTGCTACTCCAAAAGTACAGGAAGATATCCTTAAGAACTTGGATATGTCTAATGCAGTTACTTTTAAGGCATCGTTTAATAGACCTAATTTATTTTATGAAGTACGCACGAAAACCAAGAATGTCGAATCAGATATTATTCGTTTTATTCGTCAGCATAAAGGGAAGTCGGGAGTAATCTATTGTTTGAGTCGTAAAAAAGTAGAGGCTATTGCCGAGGTATTGAAAGTAAACGGTATTAGTGCAGTTCCGTATCATGCAGGATTGGATGCGAAGACCAGAGCCAAGCACCAAGATATGTTTTTGATGGAAGATGTAGAGGTGGTAGTGGCAACAATTGCATTTGGTATGGGAATTGACAAACCAGATGTACGTTTTGTAATACACCACGATATTCCAAAATCATTAGAAAGTTATTACCAAGAAACGGGTCGTGCTGGTCGTGATGGAGGAGAAGGACATTGTTTAGCCTATTACTCCTATAAAGACGTTGAAAAGTTAGAGAAATTCATGTCAGGTAAGCCTGTAGCAGAGCAGGAAATTGGATTTGCTTTGTTACAAGAAGTGGTGGCTTATGCCGAAACTTCGATGTCAAGAAGAAAATTCTTGCTACACTATTTTGGTGAAGAATTTGATAGCGAAACAGGCGAGGGAGCTGATATGGATGACAATGTAAGGAATCCAAAAACCAAAGTGGAAGCTAAAAACGAAGTGGTTAAGCTTCTGGAAGTGGTTCGCGATACCAAACATTTGTATAAGTCGAAAGAAATTGTCTTCACCTTGATAGGTCGTGTGAATGCTGTCATCAAGGCGCATCGTACTGATTCGCAGTCTTTCTTTGGTTGTGGTGCCGATCACGACGAAAAATACTGGATGGCTTTGTTACGACAGATTTTAGTTGAAGGTTATTTGTCTAAAGATATTGAAACATACGGAATTGTGAAAATCACTCAAAAGGGATTGGATTTTATTGCTAATCCAACTTCTTTCATGATGTCTGAGGATCATGAATACAGTGAGGCTGATGATGAGGCAGTAGTTACGGCTTCTAAATCGGCAGGTACTGCTGATGAAGCATTAATGGAAATGTTGCGTGACTTGCGTAAAAAAGTAGCTAAGAAATTAGGAGTGCCTCCTTTTGTTGTTTTCCAAGAACCTTCTTTAGAAGATATGGCTTTGAAATATCCAGTAACTTTAGCAGAATTAACTAATATTCACGGTGTAGGTGAAGGTAAGGCTAAAAAATACGGAGCAGATTTTGTGGCTTTAATTAATCGATATGTAGAGGATAATGATATTATCAGACCAGATGATTTGGTAGTGAAATCTACGGGAACTAATTCGGCGAACAAATTATATATCATTCAAAATATTGATAGAAAATTGCCATTAGATGATATCGCTAAAGCAAAAGGATTAACGATGGATGCATTGATTAAAGAAATGGAGCAAATTGTTTATTCTGGAACCAAGCTAAATATTAAATATTGGATTGATGATATGCTTGATGAAGATCAGCAGGAAGAAATTCATGATTATTTCATGGAATCAGCAACCGATAAAATTGAAGAAGCATTAAAGGAATTTGATGGCGATTACGATATCGACGAATTGCGTTTGATGCGCATTAAATTTATAAGCGAGGTAGCAAATTAG
- a CDS encoding NAD(P)/FAD-dependent oxidoreductase, with translation MPKELLLQVTPEIAANESLLKDHLSKQIKVAVSEIQHVVILKRSIDARQKVVKINLKVLIYLKGEAFQEKPLQLPDYPNVANAQEVIVVGAGPAGLFAALQLIELGLKPILIERGKDVRGRRRDLKAINRDHIVNEDSNYCFGEGGAGTYSDGKLYTRSKKRGDVNRILELLVAFGATPDILVDAHPHIGTNKLPKIIEDIREKIKECGGQVLFETRVTDILVKNNEVEGVVIQNGDKILANKLILATGHSARDIFELLDRKKILIEAKPFALGVRAEHPQSLIDSIQYSCDYRGELLPPAPYSIVKQVGGRGMYSFCMCPGGVIAPCATSPGEVVTNGWSPSKRDQATANSGIVIELKLEDFKPFAKFGALAGMEFQKSIEQKAWHLAGETQKVPAQKMIDFTQSKVSKDIPKTSYVPGTTPVELGQVFPGFLTQILREGFTAFGKSMKGYLTNEAVLHAPESRTSSPVRIPRDTMTLEHLQIKGLYPCGEGAGYAGGIISAAIDGEKCALMIGEALGKKARIIT, from the coding sequence ATGCCCAAAGAACTTTTACTTCAGGTAACTCCGGAAATTGCTGCCAACGAATCTTTGCTTAAAGATCATTTGTCCAAACAAATAAAAGTAGCTGTTTCTGAAATTCAGCATGTTGTGATTCTAAAGCGTTCAATTGATGCCCGCCAAAAAGTAGTTAAAATCAATTTGAAAGTGCTTATTTATTTAAAAGGGGAAGCTTTTCAGGAAAAACCATTACAACTACCGGATTATCCAAATGTAGCTAATGCACAGGAAGTAATTGTGGTAGGGGCTGGTCCTGCGGGACTTTTTGCAGCATTACAGTTGATTGAATTGGGTTTAAAACCAATTTTGATTGAGCGCGGAAAAGATGTTCGTGGTCGTCGTCGAGATTTGAAAGCTATCAATCGCGATCATATTGTAAATGAGGATTCTAATTATTGTTTTGGCGAAGGTGGAGCAGGAACTTATTCGGATGGGAAATTGTATACGCGTTCTAAAAAGCGTGGCGATGTGAATCGGATTTTAGAATTATTAGTGGCTTTTGGTGCTACACCTGATATTTTAGTGGATGCACATCCGCATATTGGAACGAATAAATTGCCAAAAATTATTGAAGATATCCGTGAGAAAATCAAGGAATGTGGCGGTCAGGTTTTGTTTGAAACACGAGTTACGGATATTTTGGTTAAAAATAATGAGGTAGAAGGAGTGGTGATACAAAACGGAGACAAAATTTTGGCGAATAAGTTGATTTTAGCTACCGGACATTCGGCTCGAGATATTTTTGAATTATTAGACAGAAAAAAAATATTGATTGAAGCTAAACCTTTTGCTCTAGGCGTTCGCGCTGAGCATCCGCAATCTTTGATAGATAGTATTCAGTATAGCTGTGATTATCGTGGTGAGTTGTTGCCACCAGCGCCATATAGTATTGTGAAGCAAGTAGGAGGGCGAGGGATGTATTCTTTTTGTATGTGTCCCGGAGGTGTCATTGCGCCTTGTGCTACCAGTCCTGGTGAAGTCGTGACAAATGGCTGGTCGCCTTCTAAAAGGGATCAAGCTACTGCTAATTCGGGTATTGTTATCGAATTGAAATTGGAAGATTTTAAGCCTTTTGCCAAATTTGGTGCCTTGGCAGGAATGGAATTCCAAAAAAGCATCGAACAAAAAGCATGGCATTTGGCAGGTGAAACTCAAAAAGTTCCTGCACAAAAAATGATTGATTTTACCCAATCCAAAGTTTCAAAAGATATTCCGAAAACTTCTTATGTACCGGGAACTACTCCGGTTGAATTAGGGCAAGTTTTTCCTGGGTTTTTAACACAAATATTACGCGAAGGATTTACTGCTTTCGGGAAGTCTATGAAAGGTTATTTAACTAACGAAGCGGTATTGCATGCGCCGGAATCCCGAACCTCTTCACCTGTTCGTATTCCTAGAGATACAATGACTTTAGAGCATTTGCAAATAAAAGGTTTGTATCCTTGCGGTGAAGGAGCGGGTTATGCAGGTGGAATTATCTCAGCTGCCATTGATGGCGAAAAATGTGCTTTGATGATTGGTGAAGCATTAGGTAAAAAAGCCCGAATTATTACTTAG
- the lptB gene encoding LPS export ABC transporter ATP-binding protein, translating into MILRADNLVKTYKGRSVVKGISVEVNQGEIVGLLGPNGAGKTTSFYMIVGLVKPNAGSIHLDDTDITNFPMYRRAQQGIGYLAQEASVFRKLSIEDNILSVLQLTKLSKEAQIAKMESLIAEFSLEHIRTNRGDLLSGGERRRTEIARCLATDPKFILLDEPFAGVDPVAVEDIQRIVAQLKNKNIGILITDHNVQETLAITDKTYLMFEGGILKAGKPEELVEDEMVRRVYLGQNFELRKKKLEF; encoded by the coding sequence ATGATTTTAAGAGCCGATAATTTAGTAAAAACATACAAAGGAAGAAGTGTTGTAAAAGGCATTTCGGTTGAAGTAAATCAAGGGGAAATTGTTGGTTTATTAGGCCCTAATGGTGCTGGAAAAACCACTTCATTTTACATGATTGTTGGCTTAGTAAAACCAAATGCTGGAAGCATTCACCTTGACGATACTGATATTACAAATTTCCCAATGTACCGAAGAGCACAGCAAGGAATTGGATATTTGGCACAAGAAGCTTCTGTATTTAGAAAATTAAGTATTGAGGATAACATCCTGAGTGTTTTGCAACTAACTAAGCTTTCCAAAGAAGCTCAAATCGCCAAAATGGAAAGTTTAATTGCCGAATTTAGCTTAGAACACATTCGTACAAATCGTGGTGATTTATTATCAGGAGGAGAGCGCCGTAGAACTGAAATTGCACGTTGCCTTGCTACGGATCCAAAATTCATTTTGCTAGACGAACCATTTGCAGGAGTTGACCCTGTTGCAGTTGAAGATATCCAAAGAATTGTTGCGCAATTAAAAAACAAAAACATCGGAATTCTAATTACAGACCACAACGTACAGGAAACCCTTGCTATTACCGATAAAACCTACCTGATGTTTGAAGGAGGAATTCTTAAAGCTGGAAAACCAGAAGAATTGGTAGAAGACGAAATGGTACGAAGAGTGTATCTAGGACAAAATTTCGAATTAAGAAAGAAGAAATTAGAGTTTTAA
- a CDS encoding DUF5808 domain-containing protein has product MEDPNNPSKETLEKWSKDPNNWIWGMFYYNPKDKRIFPPKKIEWMGFTTNFANTKSILAMIGILLFAALVILTIETQKTR; this is encoded by the coding sequence ATGGAAGATCCAAACAATCCAAGTAAAGAAACATTAGAAAAATGGTCTAAAGACCCGAACAATTGGATTTGGGGAATGTTTTATTACAATCCAAAAGACAAACGCATCTTTCCTCCCAAGAAAATTGAATGGATGGGATTTACCACTAATTTCGCCAATACAAAATCGATTTTAGCAATGATAGGCATACTTTTATTTGCCGCTTTAGTCATCTTGACCATAGAAACCCAAAAAACACGATAA
- the msrA gene encoding peptide-methionine (S)-S-oxide reductase MsrA codes for MKKFLLLILLFALNIDAQTKPNKNNTHLETITLGGGCYWCIEAIFENLEGVKTVVSGFSGGKLANPSYEDVCTGKTGHAEVVQITFDKTKTNLDEILKVFFTVHDPTTLNRQGADVGTQYRSAIFYHNELQRKTALEIINQLNKNKVYNNPIVTKVEPFKNFYEAEDYHQDYFINNANKPYCRLVIQPKLEKFEKVFKNRLKK; via the coding sequence ATGAAAAAGTTTTTATTATTAATTCTGTTATTTGCTTTAAATATAGATGCTCAAACTAAGCCAAATAAAAACAACACTCATCTAGAAACAATCACTCTAGGCGGTGGCTGCTATTGGTGTATTGAAGCCATTTTTGAAAATTTAGAAGGTGTAAAAACAGTAGTTTCTGGATTTTCAGGAGGAAAATTAGCCAATCCTAGTTACGAAGACGTTTGTACAGGAAAAACAGGACATGCCGAAGTTGTTCAAATTACATTTGATAAAACCAAAACCAATCTGGATGAAATCCTAAAAGTTTTTTTCACGGTACACGATCCTACCACCCTGAATCGTCAAGGAGCCGATGTGGGAACACAATACCGTTCGGCTATTTTTTACCATAATGAATTACAAAGAAAAACAGCTCTAGAAATCATCAATCAATTAAACAAAAACAAAGTTTACAACAATCCCATTGTTACAAAAGTTGAACCTTTCAAAAATTTCTATGAAGCAGAAGACTATCATCAAGACTATTTTATCAACAATGCAAATAAACCCTATTGTCGTTTGGTCATCCAACCTAAATTAGAAAAGTTTGAAAAGGTCTTTAAAAACAGATTGAAAAAATAA
- a CDS encoding CDP-alcohol phosphatidyltransferase family protein, translating into MNIKKHVPNTITLLNLFCGCIALVFVSQQDFQMAFFFVFLGIFFDFFDGFFARLFKVTGELGLQLDSLADMVTSGVVPGYVMYYLLLNGQHEITSWNYFPFVGFVITMGSCYRLAFFNIDTRQSESFIGLPTPANSLFMLSLPLVIENSDSFFIFELLTNQWVLVLITAFSAYILNAEIPLFSLKIKKFTLKDNLLQVSFITLALLLVLFFKYAGVPLVIISYVLLSVLNNKFSLDGKAKS; encoded by the coding sequence ATGAATATTAAAAAACACGTCCCGAATACAATTACATTATTAAATCTTTTTTGTGGTTGTATTGCCCTTGTTTTTGTGAGCCAACAGGATTTTCAAATGGCATTTTTCTTTGTTTTTCTGGGAATATTTTTTGATTTCTTTGATGGTTTTTTTGCCCGTTTATTTAAGGTTACAGGCGAATTAGGTTTACAATTGGATTCTCTTGCCGATATGGTTACTAGTGGAGTGGTTCCCGGTTATGTAATGTATTATTTACTATTAAACGGTCAGCATGAAATTACGAGTTGGAATTATTTTCCATTTGTAGGATTTGTAATTACTATGGGGTCATGTTATCGTTTGGCCTTTTTTAATATTGATACCCGTCAGTCGGAATCTTTTATCGGATTACCTACACCAGCTAATTCTTTGTTTATGTTAAGCTTGCCCTTAGTAATTGAAAATTCGGATTCGTTTTTTATTTTTGAATTGCTAACAAATCAATGGGTTTTAGTACTGATTACAGCATTTAGTGCTTATATTCTAAATGCCGAAATACCTTTATTTTCATTAAAAATCAAGAAGTTCACCTTGAAAGATAATCTGTTGCAAGTTAGTTTTATAACCCTAGCACTATTGTTAGTGCTGTTTTTTAAATACGCTGGAGTACCGCTTGTGATTATAAGTTATGTGTTGTTGTCGGTATTGAATAATAAGTTTTCTTTAGATGGCAAAGCAAAATCATAG
- a CDS encoding KpsF/GutQ family sugar-phosphate isomerase → MISKENILAVAKKTILSESEAIVKLIDYLDDNFSKAVELIFQSKGRLVVTGIGKSAIIGQKMVASFNSTGTPSMFLHAAEAIHGDLGMIQKDDVIICISKSGNSPEIKALIPLLKRDGNPLIGICGNTSSALAKGSDYVLNTTVDAEACPINLAPTNSTTAQLVMGDALAICLMEMRDFKAEDFAKYHPGGALGKKLLLKVKDLIEHNQKPIVGPETPVKKVIFEISEKRLGVTAVIENNKVVGIVTDGDIRRMLNDIDSFTDLTAKDIMTKNPKWTSSNTMAIDALQILENHSITQLIVIDNEEYKGVLHLHDILKEGIL, encoded by the coding sequence TTGATATCCAAAGAAAATATATTGGCTGTTGCCAAAAAAACCATTTTATCTGAAAGTGAAGCAATTGTAAAATTAATTGATTATTTAGATGATAATTTTTCAAAAGCTGTAGAACTAATCTTTCAATCTAAAGGTCGTTTAGTAGTTACCGGGATCGGAAAAAGCGCCATTATTGGTCAAAAAATGGTTGCCTCTTTTAACTCAACTGGAACCCCATCTATGTTCCTACACGCAGCCGAAGCTATCCACGGTGATTTAGGTATGATTCAAAAAGACGATGTTATCATTTGTATTTCTAAGAGTGGAAACAGCCCCGAAATCAAAGCGCTTATTCCTTTATTAAAAAGAGATGGGAATCCACTAATTGGAATTTGTGGAAACACCAGTTCGGCATTAGCTAAAGGTTCTGATTATGTTTTAAACACTACTGTAGATGCAGAAGCTTGCCCAATTAACCTCGCCCCTACGAATAGTACCACTGCTCAATTAGTAATGGGAGACGCTTTAGCCATCTGCTTAATGGAAATGCGCGATTTTAAAGCAGAAGATTTTGCTAAATACCATCCAGGTGGCGCTTTAGGGAAAAAACTTTTACTCAAAGTGAAAGACTTGATTGAGCACAATCAAAAACCAATAGTAGGTCCTGAGACTCCAGTAAAAAAAGTAATTTTTGAAATTTCTGAAAAAAGATTGGGAGTAACTGCCGTTATAGAAAACAACAAAGTTGTAGGTATTGTAACCGATGGTGATATTCGAAGAATGCTAAACGATATAGATAGTTTTACCGACTTGACAGCTAAAGACATCATGACCAAAAATCCAAAATGGACTTCATCTAATACGATGGCAATTGATGCTTTGCAAATATTGGAAAACCACTCCATAACCCAACTTATTGTTATAGACAATGAAGAATACAAAGGAGTTTTACATTTACATGATATTTTAAAAGAAGGAATCCTATAA
- the tatC gene encoding twin-arginine translocase subunit TatC, with protein sequence MANKNVNEMSFLDHLEDLRWLLVRSTIAIIIMAFVAYCFSDFLFDSVIFGPTRANFFTYVYFCELSHSLGFAESICITEMPFIIQNTTMEGQVNVFIWMCILFGFILSFPYILWEVWKFISPALYQNEKKHAKIFIFFSSLLFFLGVVFGYYVVIPMSVNFVATFTISPTVLNQFTLDSYIGMVKTSLLASGLFFELPIIIYFLTKLGLVTPNFLRTYRKYSIVLVLIIAAIVTPPDVVSQTIVAIPMLLIYEASIFISVFVAKKEKNN encoded by the coding sequence ATGGCAAATAAAAACGTAAATGAGATGTCTTTTTTAGATCATCTTGAAGACTTAAGATGGTTATTAGTTCGAAGTACAATTGCTATCATTATCATGGCATTTGTTGCTTATTGCTTTAGTGATTTTTTATTCGACTCGGTTATATTTGGTCCTACAAGAGCAAACTTTTTCACCTATGTTTACTTTTGTGAATTATCGCACTCTCTCGGTTTTGCCGAAAGCATTTGCATTACCGAAATGCCTTTTATTATCCAAAATACAACAATGGAAGGACAGGTAAATGTATTCATATGGATGTGTATTCTTTTCGGTTTCATCCTTAGTTTTCCTTATATATTATGGGAAGTTTGGAAATTTATCAGTCCTGCATTATACCAAAATGAAAAAAAGCATGCTAAAATATTCATCTTTTTCTCCTCGTTATTATTCTTTTTAGGTGTTGTATTTGGTTATTATGTGGTGATACCCATGTCTGTGAATTTTGTGGCGACTTTCACCATTAGCCCAACAGTTTTAAACCAATTCACACTGGATTCTTACATTGGGATGGTAAAAACCTCCCTACTTGCTAGCGGATTGTTTTTTGAATTACCCATAATTATCTATTTCTTAACTAAACTAGGACTAGTAACGCCTAATTTCTTAAGAACCTATAGAAAATATTCCATAGTGCTTGTATTAATCATTGCCGCAATTGTAACACCTCCTGATGTAGTGAGCCAAACTATAGTTGCCATCCCGATGCTATTAATTTACGAAGCAAGTATTTTTATTTCTGTTTTTGTTGCCAAAAAAGAAAAGAATAATTAA